In a single window of the Necator americanus strain Aroian chromosome X, whole genome shotgun sequence genome:
- a CDS encoding hypothetical protein (NECATOR_CHRX.G26050.T1) yields MNGAVKIIIVLFVTHETCRTVYSSNPDNTTKCFEQMKKEKILAIKDRLSEALALKNFDTLRVSKTVKSKFLSIIHGVEKHERHLRGVEEEVEKTFVFAVDPSRGGDHGSSLVAHFPVSEQTKQRTIAKVGDEPAVKAVHIHKPMRISIQLKPDDLQRWWTEDSVMGLFVEAFVDGYNIAIHPQTISDPSEVDFVEFGWDFILAPQRYNAHICRGECTKKELPFTTHTRLANEAAVSPIHAKPNTVGCCHPSE; encoded by the exons ATGAACGGTGCAGTCAAGATCATAATAGTCCTGTTCGTTACCCACGAGACATGTCGTACTGTATATTCATCTAATCCGGACAACACTACAAAATGTTTCGAGCaaatgaagaaggagaaaatattAGCCATAAAG GATCGTCTTTCAGAAGCAttagctttgaaaaatttcgacACACTGCGTGTTTCAAAGACAGTGAAATCAAAGTTTTTATCAATTATTCATGGAGTGGAAAAGCATGAACGTCATCTTCGAGGAGTTGAAGAGGAAGTGGAGAAGACATTTGTATTCGCTGTTGATCCTTCTC GAGGAGGGGACCACGGGTCATCATTGGTGGCACATTTTCCAGTATCAGAGCAGACGAAACAGAGGACGATCGCTAAA GTAGGTGATGAACCAGCAGTAAAAGCTGTACATATCCACAAACCTATGAGGATTTCAATCCAGTTGAAGCCGGATGATCTGCAGCG GTGGTGGACAGAAGATTCCGTTATGGGGTTGTTTGTGGAAGCATTTGTGGACGGTTATAATATTGCGATTCATCCGCAAACCATAAGTGACCCATCTGAG GTGGATTTTGTGGAATTCGGTTGGGATTTCATTCTTGCTCCACAAAGGTACAATGCTCATATTTGCCGTGGAGagtgcacaaaaaaagag CTTCCTTTCACTACACATACTCGTCTCGCCAACGAAGCCGCTGTGTCTCCTATCCACGCCAAACCAAACACTGTTGGTTGCTGTCATCCTTCTgagtaa
- a CDS encoding hypothetical protein (NECATOR_CHRX.G26051.T2), whose amino-acid sequence MSERLRERLGYFSEELDGQIRSASPAGSRSPRRSSRSPRPPNGEPAIAVAIPLVRDSRPDITAWPAPPQNLPLTCISGNVRTPIAAPVRPSVSPVAVSPVSNGGSTKTEIDDPTTLLTMLKVAAATSANGVPRVRETELKKKIQTLEETVAEYERQKYNVMGTFSEYRERVAERERKLEAEYSSKIIALSEEVLGAKKDFEARMKSFQALQDKFEREKEQALEKLRQEHQKEIQLLEQRFSESQLLNLEQKYMIEIQRLEEERKSLRSEKERLGETFEMKLRRAQSLYETELTAAKMLYTKELEALRDHEDALKEELLARQDEFHDRLQELQHQARRSRDELASCKNEVTALERKLQSKEAEVRAISKELDDARTETNDALKRLSQSVAEFNEHRVKFQQQEEELRKKSKLLNVVEAAKTKLEGVIRDLQTEVRALKNKVEFLEKERENLQSQSESQAKLQNSQVNALEAVLESVTKEKEATKEHYEGLLVKERQQAEAREHAMKKEFSSKLNELEEQYTSLKEDLEHSARLDRDELREATQHEIQTLRTEKTLLEAEVTALKQKFLDGNETEDQLTEQLNVIVNETAGLTRTLEEYRQRINSKDEEITALRRRVDQEQSLSEEQIRVIKDELRSEMLSSDEYQNSLMEIERLHSEIAKYERKREKEEEAENESVEVVKKLQAENEELKGKIHGMEESKGGEELKSLMSSLIEKEKELSSLKEDAAKLIEENEKLHNEKERRKYSDEALREEMAILQSDNLEKTSQIEALHVRVNELLDQMGGIKEELDKKTVELQQIGDRSEMKLEASNLDAEEKTRILSMEHEKVVSQFKQREEQMEQEIQRLKQEINGNESSKKQVDSIVEKLKEEVRKKETAMGQMEIDIGETKNLLTDKEQQLKVNQATIISLEEKLKKNKIEQDEKIQKMQEEMTALVASREEEQKPETFCMEIQTDPLKPPSPVQIVDLAREKELKSRIAELEHALEMKNDLIEKLHEQIPDKSAEDVSLKKKDRSQSMTSGGVFQNFVSQMKDKRDEANERSKKKEAERKAEKAAKEAAREIIKERSPMRSKSPSLLTRLRDRSPAKTRSPLDNLETTPSTSSRNLLMPSDAERLERKGSPSRPLFSRYRKEPRDTEKRPAWKF is encoded by the exons ATGTCCGAACGTTTACGCGAACGA CTTGGATACTTCTCTGAGGAACTAGATGGTCAAATACGGTCCGCGTCACCGGCTGGATCGCGATCACCACGTCGATCCAGTCGATCTCCTCGGCCACCAAATGG AGAGCCGGCGATTGCGGTAGCGATACCGTTAGTACGTGATTCTCGTCCCGATATTACAGCATGGCCTGCACCACCACAAAATCTACCGTTAACCTGTATTAGTGGAAATGTACG GACTCCCATAGCAGCACCTGTACGACCATCAGTTTCACCTGTAGCCGTATCACCGGTATCAAATGGTGGTAGTACTAAGACAGAAATCGATGATCCTACAACTTTACTTACTATGTTAAAAGTAGCGGCAGCAACAAGTGCTAATG GAGTTCCAAGAGTGCGAGAAACggaattgaagaagaaaatccagacACTTGAAGAGACTGTGGCTGAATATGAACGCCAAAAATACAATGTAATGGGAACATTTAGTGAATACAG AGAACGTGTGGCAGAACGTGAACGAAAACTCGAAGCTgaatattcaagtaaaataatCGCACTCTCTGAGGAGGTATTAGGAGCGAAGAAGGATTTTGAGGCTCGTATGAAGAGTTTCCAAGCGTTACAG gATAAATTTGAACGTGAGAAGGAACAAGCGTTAGAGAAACTACGACAAGAGCATCAAAAAGAGATTCAACTATTGGAGCAACGTTTCTCCGAATCACAATTGCTGAATCTAGAACAGAA GTATATGATTGAAATTCAACGATTAGAAGAGGAGAGAAAATCGCTACGATCCGAGAAGGAACGCTTAGGCGAAACATTCGAGATGAAACTTCGACGAGCGCAATCACTTTATGAAACTGAACTCACCGCCGCAAAAATGTTGTACACAAAAGAATTGGAAGCACTGAGAGATCACGAGGATGCGCTGAAAGAAGAACTCTTAGCGAG ACAGGATGAGTTCCATGATCGTCTACAGGAACTGCAACATCAAGCCCGTAGAAGTCGAGATGAGTTGGCTAGCTGTAAAAATGAAGTGACAGCATTGGAACGGAAGCTCCAATCGAaagaagctgaagttcgagcGATCAGTAAAGAA TTGGATGATGCTCGAACTGAAACCAACGATGCCTTGAAACGTTTATCTCAGTCAGTTGCCGAATTTAATGAACATAGAGTGAAATTTCAACAACAAGAAGAggagctaagaaaaaaatcaa AATTACTAAATGTGGTGGAAGCTGCAAAAACGAAACTTGAAGGAGTGATTCGTGATCTTCAGACTGAAGTTCGAGCTCTGAAGAATAAG gttgaatttttggaaaaggaGCGTGAAAATCTTCAAAGTCAAAGTGAAAGCCaagcaaaattacaaaattccCAAGTGAACGCTCTTGAAGCT GTGCTCGAAAGTGTtacgaaagaaaaggaagcgaCCAAAGAACACTATGAGGGATTACTGGTAAAAGAACGGCAGCAG gCTGAAGCTCGTGAACATGcgatgaaaaaagagtttagtAGTAAATTGAATGAACTTGAGGAACAGTACACTAGTTTGAAGGAGGATCTGGAACATTCGGCTCGATTGGATAGGGATGAACTAAGAGAA gctaCACAACACGAGATTCAAACTCTTAGAACTGAAAAGACGTTACTTGAAGCGGAAGTCACTGCGTTGAAACAAAAGTTCCTGGATGGAAATGAGACTGAG GATCAACTCACGGAACAACTCAATGTTATTGTTAATGAAACAGCAGGACTTACACGAACATTAGAAGAATATCGTCAACGAATTAATAGCAAAG ATGAGGAGATTACCGCACTTCGACGACGAGTCGACCAGGAACAGAGTCTATCCGAAGAGCAAATACGAGTGATCAAGGATGAACTTAGAAGTGAAATGCTGTCATCAGACGAATATCAGAATAGCCTCATGGAAATAGAACGATTACATTCGGAG ATAGCTAAGTATGaaagaaaacgtgaaaaagaagaagaggctGAAAATGAAAGTGTCGAAGTGGTGAAGAAATTACAGGCGGAAAATGAAGAGTTGAAGGGGAAAATCCACGGCATGGAGGAG AGCAAAGGAGGCGAGGAATTGAAATCATTGATGTCTTCACTTAtcgaaaaggagaaagaattATCATCTTTGAAGGAAGATGCGGCAAAATTGATAG aagaaaacgaaaaacttcACAATGAAAAAGAACGCAGAAAGTACTCGGATGAAGCA ctAAGAGAAGAGATGGCAATACTTCAAAGTGATAATCTTGAGAAAACAAGTCAGATTGAAGCTTTGCACGTCCG AGTTAATGAACTTCTCGATCAAATGGGAGGAATTAAAGAAGAATTGGATAAGAAAACCGTTGAATTGCAACAAATCGGTGATcgttctgaaatgaa ACTAGAAGCGTCGAATCTAgatgctgaagaaaaaactaggatTCTTAGTATGGAGCACGAGAAAGTCGTCAGTCAATTTAaa cAACGTGAAGAACAAATGGAGCAAGAAATACAACGGTTGAAGCAAGAAATTAACGGTAACGAGAGCTCAAAGAAGCAGGTCGACAGcattgttgaaaaattgaaagaagagGTCCGGAAAAAGGAGACAGCGATGGGACAAATGGAAATTGACATCGGT gaAACAAAGAATCTGCTTACCGATAAGGAGCAGCAGCTCAAAGTAAATCAAGCAACAATCATCTCATTAGAAGAGaagctgaagaaaaataagatagaACAAGATGAGAAGATCCAAAAAATGCAGGAAGAAATGACAGCTCTCGTTGCTAGCCgcgaagaagagcagaa ACCGGAAACGTTTTGCATGGAAATCCAGACCGATCCTTTAAAACCGCCATCTCCAGTACAAATTGTGGATTTGGCCAGAGAAAAAGAGCTCAAATCCCGAATCGCTGAGTTAGAGCATGCTTTAGAG ATGAAGAACGATCTAATTGAAAAACTTCATGAACAAATACCAGATAAATCTGCAGAAGACGTATCGTTAAAGAAAAAGGATCGATCG CAAAGTATGACAAGTGGCggtgtttttcaaaatttcgtcaGCCAAATGAAAGATAAACGTGATGAAGCGAATGAacgaagtaagaaaaaagaagccgaGAGAAAAGCGGAAAAAGCTGCTAAAGAAGCTGCTCGAGA GATTATCAAGGAACGATCACCAATGCGTTCAAAATCACCGTCATTATTGACACGTTTACGCGATCGAAGTCCAGCAAAAACGCGATCACCTTTGGACAATCTGGAAACGACACCATCAACGTCAAGCAG gAACCTTTTGATGCCTAGCGATGCGGAACGATTGGAACGTAAAGGTTCACCGTCACGACCTCTATTCAGTCGTTATCGAAAAGAACCAAGAGATACGGAAAAACGACCAGCATGGAAATTCTAG
- a CDS encoding hypothetical protein (NECATOR_CHRX.G26051.T1): MSERLRERLGYFSEELDGQIRSASPAGSRSPRRSSRSPRPPNGEPAIAVAIPLVRDSRPDITAWPAPPQNLPLTCISGNVRTPIAAPVRPSVSPVAVSPVSNGGSTKTEIDDPTTLLTMLKVAAATSANGRITDNEPRKGVPRVRETELKKKIQTLEETVAEYERQKYNVMGTFSEYRERVAERERKLEAEYSSKIIALSEEVLGAKKDFEARMKSFQALQDKFEREKEQALEKLRQEHQKEIQLLEQRFSESQLLNLEQKYMIEIQRLEEERKSLRSEKERLGETFEMKLRRAQSLYETELTAAKMLYTKELEALRDHEDALKEELLARQDEFHDRLQELQHQARRSRDELASCKNEVTALERKLQSKEAEVRAISKELDDARTETNDALKRLSQSVAEFNEHRVKFQQQEEELRKKSKLLNVVEAAKTKLEGVIRDLQTEVRALKNKVEFLEKERENLQSQSESQAKLQNSQVNALEAVLESVTKEKEATKEHYEGLLVKERQQAEAREHAMKKEFSSKLNELEEQYTSLKEDLEHSARLDRDELREATQHEIQTLRTEKTLLEAEVTALKQKFLDGNETEDQLTEQLNVIVNETAGLTRTLEEYRQRINSKDEEITALRRRVDQEQSLSEEQIRVIKDELRSEMLSSDEYQNSLMEIERLHSEIAKYERKREKEEEAENESVEVVKKLQAENEELKGKIHGMEESKGGEELKSLMSSLIEKEKELSSLKEDAAKLIEENEKLHNEKERRKYSDEALREEMAILQSDNLEKTSQIEALHVRVNELLDQMGGIKEELDKKTVELQQIGDRSEMKLEASNLDAEEKTRILSMEHEKVVSQFKQREEQMEQEIQRLKQEINGNESSKKQVDSIVEKLKEEVRKKETAMGQMEIDIGETKNLLTDKEQQLKVNQATIISLEEKLKKNKIEQDEKIQKMQEEMTALVASREEEQKPETFCMEIQTDPLKPPSPVQIVDLAREKELKSRIAELEHALEMKNDLIEKLHEQIPDKSAEDVSLKKKDRSQSMTSGGVFQNFVSQMKDKRDEANERSKKKEAERKAEKAAKEAAREIIKERSPMRSKSPSLLTRLRDRSPAKTRSPLDNLETTPSTSSRNLLMPSDAERLERKGSPSRPLFSRYRKEPRDTEKRPAWKF; this comes from the exons ATGTCCGAACGTTTACGCGAACGA CTTGGATACTTCTCTGAGGAACTAGATGGTCAAATACGGTCCGCGTCACCGGCTGGATCGCGATCACCACGTCGATCCAGTCGATCTCCTCGGCCACCAAATGG AGAGCCGGCGATTGCGGTAGCGATACCGTTAGTACGTGATTCTCGTCCCGATATTACAGCATGGCCTGCACCACCACAAAATCTACCGTTAACCTGTATTAGTGGAAATGTACG GACTCCCATAGCAGCACCTGTACGACCATCAGTTTCACCTGTAGCCGTATCACCGGTATCAAATGGTGGTAGTACTAAGACAGAAATCGATGATCCTACAACTTTACTTACTATGTTAAAAGTAGCGGCAGCAACAAGTGCTAATGGTAGGATTACGGACAATGAACCACGAAAAG GAGTTCCAAGAGTGCGAGAAACggaattgaagaagaaaatccagacACTTGAAGAGACTGTGGCTGAATATGAACGCCAAAAATACAATGTAATGGGAACATTTAGTGAATACAG AGAACGTGTGGCAGAACGTGAACGAAAACTCGAAGCTgaatattcaagtaaaataatCGCACTCTCTGAGGAGGTATTAGGAGCGAAGAAGGATTTTGAGGCTCGTATGAAGAGTTTCCAAGCGTTACAG gATAAATTTGAACGTGAGAAGGAACAAGCGTTAGAGAAACTACGACAAGAGCATCAAAAAGAGATTCAACTATTGGAGCAACGTTTCTCCGAATCACAATTGCTGAATCTAGAACAGAA GTATATGATTGAAATTCAACGATTAGAAGAGGAGAGAAAATCGCTACGATCCGAGAAGGAACGCTTAGGCGAAACATTCGAGATGAAACTTCGACGAGCGCAATCACTTTATGAAACTGAACTCACCGCCGCAAAAATGTTGTACACAAAAGAATTGGAAGCACTGAGAGATCACGAGGATGCGCTGAAAGAAGAACTCTTAGCGAG ACAGGATGAGTTCCATGATCGTCTACAGGAACTGCAACATCAAGCCCGTAGAAGTCGAGATGAGTTGGCTAGCTGTAAAAATGAAGTGACAGCATTGGAACGGAAGCTCCAATCGAaagaagctgaagttcgagcGATCAGTAAAGAA TTGGATGATGCTCGAACTGAAACCAACGATGCCTTGAAACGTTTATCTCAGTCAGTTGCCGAATTTAATGAACATAGAGTGAAATTTCAACAACAAGAAGAggagctaagaaaaaaatcaa AATTACTAAATGTGGTGGAAGCTGCAAAAACGAAACTTGAAGGAGTGATTCGTGATCTTCAGACTGAAGTTCGAGCTCTGAAGAATAAG gttgaatttttggaaaaggaGCGTGAAAATCTTCAAAGTCAAAGTGAAAGCCaagcaaaattacaaaattccCAAGTGAACGCTCTTGAAGCT GTGCTCGAAAGTGTtacgaaagaaaaggaagcgaCCAAAGAACACTATGAGGGATTACTGGTAAAAGAACGGCAGCAG gCTGAAGCTCGTGAACATGcgatgaaaaaagagtttagtAGTAAATTGAATGAACTTGAGGAACAGTACACTAGTTTGAAGGAGGATCTGGAACATTCGGCTCGATTGGATAGGGATGAACTAAGAGAA gctaCACAACACGAGATTCAAACTCTTAGAACTGAAAAGACGTTACTTGAAGCGGAAGTCACTGCGTTGAAACAAAAGTTCCTGGATGGAAATGAGACTGAG GATCAACTCACGGAACAACTCAATGTTATTGTTAATGAAACAGCAGGACTTACACGAACATTAGAAGAATATCGTCAACGAATTAATAGCAAAG ATGAGGAGATTACCGCACTTCGACGACGAGTCGACCAGGAACAGAGTCTATCCGAAGAGCAAATACGAGTGATCAAGGATGAACTTAGAAGTGAAATGCTGTCATCAGACGAATATCAGAATAGCCTCATGGAAATAGAACGATTACATTCGGAG ATAGCTAAGTATGaaagaaaacgtgaaaaagaagaagaggctGAAAATGAAAGTGTCGAAGTGGTGAAGAAATTACAGGCGGAAAATGAAGAGTTGAAGGGGAAAATCCACGGCATGGAGGAG AGCAAAGGAGGCGAGGAATTGAAATCATTGATGTCTTCACTTAtcgaaaaggagaaagaattATCATCTTTGAAGGAAGATGCGGCAAAATTGATAG aagaaaacgaaaaacttcACAATGAAAAAGAACGCAGAAAGTACTCGGATGAAGCA ctAAGAGAAGAGATGGCAATACTTCAAAGTGATAATCTTGAGAAAACAAGTCAGATTGAAGCTTTGCACGTCCG AGTTAATGAACTTCTCGATCAAATGGGAGGAATTAAAGAAGAATTGGATAAGAAAACCGTTGAATTGCAACAAATCGGTGATcgttctgaaatgaa ACTAGAAGCGTCGAATCTAgatgctgaagaaaaaactaggatTCTTAGTATGGAGCACGAGAAAGTCGTCAGTCAATTTAaa cAACGTGAAGAACAAATGGAGCAAGAAATACAACGGTTGAAGCAAGAAATTAACGGTAACGAGAGCTCAAAGAAGCAGGTCGACAGcattgttgaaaaattgaaagaagagGTCCGGAAAAAGGAGACAGCGATGGGACAAATGGAAATTGACATCGGT gaAACAAAGAATCTGCTTACCGATAAGGAGCAGCAGCTCAAAGTAAATCAAGCAACAATCATCTCATTAGAAGAGaagctgaagaaaaataagatagaACAAGATGAGAAGATCCAAAAAATGCAGGAAGAAATGACAGCTCTCGTTGCTAGCCgcgaagaagagcagaa ACCGGAAACGTTTTGCATGGAAATCCAGACCGATCCTTTAAAACCGCCATCTCCAGTACAAATTGTGGATTTGGCCAGAGAAAAAGAGCTCAAATCCCGAATCGCTGAGTTAGAGCATGCTTTAGAG ATGAAGAACGATCTAATTGAAAAACTTCATGAACAAATACCAGATAAATCTGCAGAAGACGTATCGTTAAAGAAAAAGGATCGATCG CAAAGTATGACAAGTGGCggtgtttttcaaaatttcgtcaGCCAAATGAAAGATAAACGTGATGAAGCGAATGAacgaagtaagaaaaaagaagccgaGAGAAAAGCGGAAAAAGCTGCTAAAGAAGCTGCTCGAGA GATTATCAAGGAACGATCACCAATGCGTTCAAAATCACCGTCATTATTGACACGTTTACGCGATCGAAGTCCAGCAAAAACGCGATCACCTTTGGACAATCTGGAAACGACACCATCAACGTCAAGCAG gAACCTTTTGATGCCTAGCGATGCGGAACGATTGGAACGTAAAGGTTCACCGTCACGACCTCTATTCAGTCGTTATCGAAAAGAACCAAGAGATACGGAAAAACGACCAGCATGGAAATTCTAG
- a CDS encoding hypothetical protein (NECATOR_CHRX.G26050.T2), translated as MNGAVKIIIVLFVTHETCRTVYSSNPDNTTKCFEQMKKEKILAIKDRLSEALALKNFDTLRVSKTVKSKFLSIIHGVEKHERHLRGVEEEVEKTFVFAVDPSRGGDHGSSLVAHFPVSEQTKQRTIAKVGDEPAVKAVHIHKPMRISIQLKPDDLQRWWTEDSVMGLFVEAFVDGYNIAIHPQTISDPSEVDFVEFGWDFILAPQRYNAHICRGECTKKEKRRTTWLDVERFQTVDRIIAVEALTDFSTSPNGYY; from the exons ATGAACGGTGCAGTCAAGATCATAATAGTCCTGTTCGTTACCCACGAGACATGTCGTACTGTATATTCATCTAATCCGGACAACACTACAAAATGTTTCGAGCaaatgaagaaggagaaaatattAGCCATAAAG GATCGTCTTTCAGAAGCAttagctttgaaaaatttcgacACACTGCGTGTTTCAAAGACAGTGAAATCAAAGTTTTTATCAATTATTCATGGAGTGGAAAAGCATGAACGTCATCTTCGAGGAGTTGAAGAGGAAGTGGAGAAGACATTTGTATTCGCTGTTGATCCTTCTC GAGGAGGGGACCACGGGTCATCATTGGTGGCACATTTTCCAGTATCAGAGCAGACGAAACAGAGGACGATCGCTAAA GTAGGTGATGAACCAGCAGTAAAAGCTGTACATATCCACAAACCTATGAGGATTTCAATCCAGTTGAAGCCGGATGATCTGCAGCG GTGGTGGACAGAAGATTCCGTTATGGGGTTGTTTGTGGAAGCATTTGTGGACGGTTATAATATTGCGATTCATCCGCAAACCATAAGTGACCCATCTGAG GTGGATTTTGTGGAATTCGGTTGGGATTTCATTCTTGCTCCACAAAGGTACAATGCTCATATTTGCCGTGGAGagtgcacaaaaaaagag AAGAGGCGAACTACTTGGTTGGATGTAGAGCGATTTCAAACCGTCGATCGGATAATCGCAGTCGAAGCTCTTACCGACTTCTCCACATCTCCAAACGGTTATTATTGA